In Limanda limanda chromosome 21, fLimLim1.1, whole genome shotgun sequence, a genomic segment contains:
- the LOC133028231 gene encoding GTPase IMAP family member 8-like, with protein MEKITPAKELNVIILGSKSSHKYLVGNIILGTSAFDAADATCDAERRAGEVCGRSVTLVNAPGWLRGYKLCDTPELVQTEAILSVTLCPPDLHGFILVINTEQPFRRVHKRATKEHLEHFFGEKVWDHTLVVFTHRGELGHNNIEDYIREEGAPLKSLLETCGNRYHVLCDEGADNSVKVKELFERIDAVVAGNHYEVKSTLVKSVKERRKKVHKRAEKLCQQSQQRRQTLRSLLLDPKPNLRILMVGWVFSGKSATGNRILGAQVFQSGDRTMRVSKQIGEVAGREVIIVDTPGWWKFFRAIFNPADMKSEILSAVSLCSPAPNVILLAVPLDTSFTEEQRQVTEENMRLLGHRVWRHVIVLFTFGDVQGKKTIEQHIESEGKPLRWLIEKCGNRYHVLDNRSRADDQVTELLKRMEEMVAGNSTFYLSETHDDPQAERDGGDRFSKKNDENTAKEIREHLNIAWNRKNWEYESMDIPLTFEKDTQMSEDPARDNGATGHQHEDDQSVKSGAGLEVESEDDTCAGSLKNMTGLLEREWSRQEASMELHHELCADKRGDEPGIDELRESRDKVLSWLKIHHTTSGRETEKENKRGKKRFVLQPKKQTEGMSTRKKKSSKKYQ; from the exons ATGGAGAAAATTACACCAGCCAAAG AGCTGAACGTCATTATTTTGGGATCAAAAAGCTCCCACAAATATCTCGTTGGGAACATCATCCTGGGAACAAGTGCGTTTGACGCAGCGGATGCGACATGTGATGCTGAGAGGCGAGCGGGAGAGGTATGCGGGAGAAGCGTGACACTGGTAAATGCCCCCGGGTGGCTGCGAGGATATAAACTCTGTGATACTCCAGAACTTGTCCAGACGGAGGCGATTCTCAGCGTCACCCTCTGTCCACCTGACCTGCATGGATTTATCCTGGTGATTAACACCGAGCAGCCATTCAGAAGGGTACACAAGAGGGCAACCAAGGAGCACTTGGAGCATTTTTTCGGGGAGAAGGTGTGGGATCACACTTTGGTGGTGTTCACCCACAGAGGCGAACTAGGCCATAACAACATTGAGGATTACATCAGAGAGGAAGGGGCGCCGCTGAAGTCGCTCCTGGAGACCTGTGGTAACAGATACCATGTTCTTTGCGACGAAGGCGCAGACAACAGCGTGAAGGTCAAAGAGCTGTTTGAGAGGATTGACGCCGTGGTGGCAGGAAACCATTACGAAGTTAAGAGCACGCTGGTGAAAAGTGTGAAGGAGCGCAGGAAAAAGGTGCACAAGAGAGCAGAGAAGTTGTGTCAGCAGTCACAACAACGCAGGCAAACACTCAGAAGTCTCCTGTTAG ACCCAAAGCCCAACCTGAGGATACTGATGGTCGGCTGGGTGTTTTCCGGGAAGAGTGCCACTGGGAACAGGATTCTGGGAGCTCAAGTGTTTCAGTCTGGTGACCGGACCATGAGAGTCTCAAAGCAAATTGGCGAGGTGGCTGGAAGAGAGGTCATCATCGTGGACACTCCTGGATGGTGGAAGTTCTTCCGGGCTATATTCAACCCCGCTGACATGAAGTCTGAGATCTTAAGCGCCGTGTCGCTGTGCTCGCCTGCACCGAATGTCATTTTGCTGGCGGTGCCACTCGACACGTCGTTCACCGAGGAACAAAGACAGGTCACCGAGGAGAACATGAGGCTGCTCGGACACAGAGTGTGGAGACACGTAATCGTGCTGTTTACTTTCGGGGACGTTCAGGGGAAGAAAACAATCGAGCAGCACATTGAAAGTGAAGGAAAGCCGCTCCGCTGGCTCATTGAGAAATGTGGAAACAGGTATCACGTGCTGGACAACAGGAGCAGAGCCGATGATCAGGTTACAGAGCTGCtgaagaggatggaggagatggtGGCGGGAAACAGCACTTTCTACCTGAGTGAGACACATGATGATCCACAAGCTGAGAGAGACGGAGGCGATAGATTTAGTAAGAAAAATGATGAGAACACAGCCAAAGAGATCCGAGAGCATCTCAACATCGCGTGGAATCGCAAGAACTGGGAATACGAAAGCATGGATATACCACTAACCT TTGAAAAAGACACGCAGATGTCTGAGGATCCAGCGCGAGACAATGGAGCGACAGGGCACCAACATGAAGATGACCAGTCAGTAAAATCCGGCGCTGGTCTAGAAGTTGAAAGTGAAGATGATACATGTGCAGGCTCTCTGAAGAACATGACGGGATtgctggagagagagtggagCAGACAGGAGGCTTCGATGGAGCTTCACCACGAGCTCTGTGCAg ACAAGAGAGGCGATGAACCAGGTATTGATGAGTTGCGGGAATCCAGAGATAAAGTGCTGTCATGGCTGAAAATCCACCATACAACATCAGGgcgtgagacagagaaagagaataaaCGTGGGAAAAAGAGGTTTGTTCTTCAGCctaagaaacaaactgaaggGATGTCAACGAGGAAGAAGAAATCATCTAAAAAGTATCAATGA